The following coding sequences are from one Saccopteryx bilineata isolate mSacBil1 chromosome 3, mSacBil1_pri_phased_curated, whole genome shotgun sequence window:
- the LYNX1 gene encoding ly-6/neurotoxin-like protein 1, whose amino-acid sequence MAPLLALFLVALVGLPLAQALDCHVCAYNGENCFNPMRCPTMVTYCMTTRTYYTPTRMKVSKSCVPTCFETVYDGYSKHASTTSCCQYDLCNGAGLAAPATLALAPILLATLWGLL is encoded by the exons ATGGCGCCTCTGCTTGCCCTGTTCCTGGTCGCCCTGGTGGGCCTACCTCTGG CCCAGGCTCTGGACTGCCACGTGTGTGCCTATAATGGGGAGAACTGCTTCAACCCCATGCGCTGCCCAACCATGGTCACCTACTGCATGACCACACGTACCT ACTATACCCCCACCAGGATGAAGGTGAGCAAGTCCTGCGTGCCCACCTGCTTCGAAACTGTGTATGATGGCTACTCTAAGCACGCCTCCACCACCTCCTGCTGCCAGTACGACCTCTGTAATGGCGCCGGCCTCGCTGCCCCAgcgaccctggccctggcccccaTACTCCTGGCCACCCTCTGGGGTCTGCTCTGA